The proteins below are encoded in one region of Acidobacteriota bacterium:
- a CDS encoding CocE/NonD family hydrolase has product MQQQVRRCTLALVAALMAASALGLAQARPPLTPAEAARRWELEKELQSIASVDRKVMVPMRDGVRLATDVYRPKNATGPVPTIWVRTPYNFNFWDIQNGVPSDMTAALTAVKRGYAYVVQNERGRYFSEGHYDILGAPLTDGEDALTWIQTQPWSNGKVGATGCSSTAEYQMAVASQGHPAFAAMNVQGFGAGVGKVGPYYEQGNWYRGGAVQMLFITWIYGQQNQVRPMFAPGTPQADLVWAAKAFDLAPRLPAVDWARALWHLPVQDILKQVDGPRGIFADPMPVATGGRMIQRAPNDPAWYKGGLHHEHMPLELPGLWFMSWYDVSVGPNLALYNHVRKTAAPAIADQQWAIIAPVVHCAFTRASENTVVGERSMGDARLDYQEIVYGFFDRFLKGEASARLESLPKVTYFTMGRNEWQTSETWPPAGAEEVTFYLSSDGKANSLHGDGRLVSAPPAEEPPDTFTYDPMNPVPSLGGNVCCTGNAIEAGAFDQRKIEARADVLVYTSEPFAEGLELTGPIVPTLYVSSDARDTDFTVKVLDVYPDGRAYNLDESIQRMRYREGYDKPPVWMKKGEVYEVTLQPLTTSNYFAKGHRLRIEVSSSNFPRFDRNLNTGGQNYDETEGVVAQNTVHHSRRHPSRVVVTIVKR; this is encoded by the coding sequence ATGCAGCAGCAGGTTCGTCGATGCACTCTCGCTCTCGTGGCCGCACTCATGGCGGCGTCGGCCCTTGGCCTCGCCCAGGCCCGCCCGCCGCTCACCCCGGCCGAGGCGGCGCGACGCTGGGAACTCGAGAAGGAGCTGCAGTCAATCGCCAGCGTCGACCGGAAGGTCATGGTGCCGATGCGCGATGGGGTGCGGCTGGCGACGGATGTCTACCGGCCGAAGAACGCCACCGGACCCGTGCCCACCATCTGGGTGCGCACTCCCTACAACTTCAACTTCTGGGACATCCAGAACGGCGTGCCGTCCGACATGACCGCGGCGCTCACCGCGGTGAAGCGCGGCTACGCGTACGTGGTGCAGAACGAGCGCGGCCGCTACTTCTCCGAAGGGCACTACGACATCCTCGGGGCGCCGCTGACCGACGGCGAGGATGCCCTGACCTGGATTCAGACGCAACCGTGGTCGAACGGCAAGGTCGGCGCCACCGGATGCTCGTCGACCGCCGAGTACCAGATGGCGGTCGCCTCTCAGGGCCATCCGGCGTTTGCCGCGATGAACGTGCAGGGCTTTGGGGCGGGCGTTGGCAAGGTGGGGCCGTACTACGAGCAGGGCAACTGGTACCGGGGCGGCGCGGTGCAGATGCTCTTCATCACGTGGATCTACGGGCAGCAGAACCAGGTGCGGCCCATGTTCGCGCCGGGCACGCCGCAGGCCGATCTCGTCTGGGCCGCGAAGGCGTTCGACCTGGCGCCACGACTGCCGGCGGTCGACTGGGCCAGGGCGTTGTGGCACCTGCCGGTCCAGGACATCCTGAAACAGGTCGACGGACCGCGGGGCATCTTCGCGGATCCGATGCCCGTCGCGACCGGCGGCCGCATGATTCAGCGGGCCCCGAACGACCCGGCCTGGTACAAGGGCGGGCTGCACCACGAGCACATGCCGCTCGAGTTGCCTGGCTTGTGGTTCATGTCGTGGTACGACGTGTCGGTCGGACCGAACCTCGCCCTCTACAACCACGTACGGAAAACCGCAGCCCCCGCCATTGCCGACCAGCAGTGGGCGATCATCGCCCCGGTCGTCCATTGCGCGTTCACCAGGGCCAGCGAGAACACCGTGGTGGGCGAGCGGAGCATGGGCGACGCCCGCCTCGACTACCAGGAGATCGTCTACGGCTTCTTCGACCGGTTCCTCAAGGGCGAGGCCAGCGCCCGCCTCGAGTCGCTGCCGAAGGTCACCTACTTCACGATGGGCCGCAACGAGTGGCAGACGTCCGAGACGTGGCCGCCGGCGGGTGCCGAGGAGGTGACCTTCTACCTGTCGAGTGACGGCAAGGCCAACTCGCTCCACGGCGATGGCCGGCTCGTGTCGGCCCCACCGGCGGAGGAGCCCCCCGACACCTTCACCTACGATCCCATGAACCCGGTGCCGTCGCTCGGCGGCAACGTGTGCTGCACCGGGAACGCCATCGAGGCCGGCGCGTTCGACCAGCGAAAGATCGAGGCGCGGGCCGACGTGCTCGTCTACACGTCGGAGCCGTTTGCCGAGGGGCTGGAGCTGACGGGCCCCATCGTGCCGACGCTGTATGTGTCGTCCGACGCACGCGACACCGACTTCACGGTGAAGGTGCTGGACGTGTATCCCGACGGGCGGGCCTACAACCTCGACGAGTCGATCCAGCGCATGCGGTATCGGGAGGGCTACGACAAGCCGCCCGTGTGGATGAAGAAGGGCGAGGTCTACGAGGTCACGCTCCAACCGCTCACGACCAGCAACTACTTCGCGAAGGGGCACCGCCTGCGCATCGAGGTGTCGAGCAGCAACTTCCCGCGCTTCGACCGCAACCTCAACACCGGGGGACAGAACTACGACGAAACCGAGGGCGTGGTCGCGCAGAACACCGTGCACCACTCGAGGCGGCATCCTTCGCGGGTCGTGGTCACCATCGTCAAGCGCTGA
- a CDS encoding ester cyclase, which translates to MSEPNRTLVTRLWEQVWNEGRLEVIDEVIAVEWQTHDAANPGVRGREGLQQLVTKYRTAFPDLHFAIEDMVAIGDKVVTRWHATGTHLGPLDGLAPTGQHGETPGITIDRIVDGRIHESWTSWDTLGLLVQIGAVSLTARPPTAAG; encoded by the coding sequence ATGTCCGAGCCGAACAGGACGCTCGTCACGCGGTTGTGGGAACAAGTGTGGAACGAGGGCCGACTCGAGGTCATCGACGAGGTGATCGCCGTCGAGTGGCAGACCCACGACGCGGCCAACCCGGGCGTGCGCGGCCGAGAGGGGCTGCAGCAGCTCGTCACCAAGTACCGGACGGCGTTTCCCGACCTGCACTTCGCCATCGAGGACATGGTCGCCATTGGCGACAAGGTGGTGACGCGCTGGCACGCCACGGGCACGCACCTGGGGCCGCTCGACGGGCTGGCCCCGACGGGACAGCACGGCGAGACACCCGGCATCACCATCGATCGCATCGTCGACGGCCGGATTCACGAGTCGTGGACGAGCTGGGACACGCTGGGACTGCTCGTACAGATTGGTGCCGTCTCGCTGACGGCCCGCCCACCCACCGCGGCGGGTTGA
- a CDS encoding ABC transporter substrate-binding protein, whose product MSTDARASAFPAAGQDARVVSLVPSITELLFALGLDAEIVGRTRYCMHPRDKVAAVPAVGGTKDVDLERVRALSPSHVIVNVDENLAATADALRAFVPHVVVTHPNAPEDNLPLFRLLGHLFGRGERAEALCASLQDQIDACAGRTWPRERVLYLIWKSPWMTVASDTYVAATLALVGWDVIHGPGGPSGATRYPIVDDLDAAVARSDRILLSTEPYRFREAHARELRARFPESRVDVIDGEMTSWYGPRAIDGLAYLRRLRLAAGSR is encoded by the coding sequence ATGTCGACCGACGCGCGCGCCAGCGCCTTCCCTGCGGCAGGCCAGGACGCGCGCGTCGTGTCGCTCGTCCCCTCGATCACCGAACTGCTCTTCGCCCTGGGCCTCGACGCCGAAATCGTGGGTCGCACGCGGTACTGCATGCACCCGCGCGACAAGGTGGCGGCCGTGCCGGCGGTCGGCGGTACCAAGGATGTCGACCTCGAGCGCGTCCGCGCGCTCTCCCCTTCGCACGTCATCGTCAACGTCGACGAGAACCTGGCCGCCACGGCCGACGCCCTCCGCGCGTTCGTCCCGCACGTCGTCGTGACGCACCCGAACGCGCCGGAGGACAATCTGCCGCTGTTCCGCCTGCTCGGCCACCTCTTCGGCCGGGGCGAGCGGGCCGAGGCGCTCTGCGCCAGCCTGCAGGACCAGATCGACGCCTGCGCGGGCCGCACGTGGCCCCGCGAACGGGTGCTGTACCTGATCTGGAAAAGCCCGTGGATGACCGTCGCGTCGGACACGTACGTCGCCGCCACCCTGGCCCTGGTCGGGTGGGACGTCATTCACGGTCCGGGCGGGCCGAGCGGTGCCACGCGCTACCCGATCGTCGACGACCTCGACGCCGCCGTCGCGCGCAGCGACCGCATCCTCCTCTCGACTGAGCCCTATCGATTTCGCGAGGCACACGCGCGTGAACTCCGCGCGCGCTTCCCGGAGAGTCGTGTCGACGTGATCGATGGCGAGATGACCAGTTGGTACGGGCCGCGGGCGATCGACGGGCTCGCCTACCTCAGACGCCTGCGTCTCGCGGCAGGGTCACGCTGA
- a CDS encoding penicillin acylase family protein, whose translation MPTPSLAPAFALLVALVLPTLASAQNPRGVAPEHLSGLTAAAEIVRDVDGIAHIRAANEHDLFFLQGYVHAEDRLFQMDLSRRRASGTLAEVLGPGAMESDVQLRTLGLRRAAEGSWAIASARARAAVSAYTAGVNAWIRTHPLPPEYGPLELTQVAPWTELDTLAVANSIAFSLSFGLEDLESTVALLTYQGVLDAFLGAGAGRRLYAEDLYRAQPFTSASTVPDASVDDGTSRRPPFRPMRLTARGRGAAAGPSRGESPSSGAPVDVSPIVRDLARRYLDSASRIPLLRERLDRANRPGSNQWAVSGRHTTTGRPLVANDPHLALGTPSTFYPIHLAAATYDVMGSGFAGVPFVIVGQNRWIAWGATVNPIDVTDIYQEQVVPDALGRLYTVFQGALEPVTIIPEVFRYNNVGNGVPDDRTVVTPGSTVGGTLVPPATLVVPRRNNGPIISLDQATGVALSVQFTGFSPTRLLETFLIWNTAKTLDDFLHGLQYFDVGGQNFAYADVAGNIAYVTSSEIPIREDLQAGAVVGLPPWFVRNGQGGNEWLPVANPQPGQAIPYEILPFSEMPHVINPPAGWFVNANNDPAGTNLDNDPLNTLRPGGGIYYLNRIYDAGFRGGRITDVIRGRLATGERLSFEDMQAIQADVVLLDATFFVPFIQAAFTRAQGGTGHPLLTAFSLDPRLQEAVARLAGWDFTSPTGVLEGYDAADVRGDRADPADAEIAASVATTLYSVWRGQFIRHTIDATLDGVSAMAGVTLPRPPGQLPVTALRNLLEQFPVAQGVGASGLNFFNVPGVASAEDRRDILILKSLADSLDRLAGPAFGPAFGGSADQGDYRWGRLHRLVMSHPLGGPFNLPGAMFPPSFSDLPGFATDGGLGAVDASNHDVRADTASRFTFANGPVNRFVAEGEPQGMRAESVWPGGTSGVLGSPYYANMLPLWLTNDTIPLRYRRSDLNGATASVQKFVPGRPR comes from the coding sequence ATGCCCACTCCCAGTCTCGCGCCAGCCTTCGCTCTGCTCGTCGCGCTCGTCCTGCCGACTCTCGCCAGTGCCCAGAATCCGCGCGGCGTCGCGCCCGAACACCTGTCAGGGCTCACGGCCGCCGCGGAGATCGTGCGCGACGTCGACGGCATCGCGCACATCCGTGCCGCCAACGAACACGACCTGTTCTTCCTGCAGGGGTACGTGCACGCCGAGGACCGCCTGTTCCAGATGGACCTGAGCCGGCGTCGCGCGAGCGGCACGCTTGCCGAGGTGCTCGGTCCGGGCGCGATGGAGAGCGACGTGCAGCTGAGGACCCTGGGGCTGCGCCGCGCGGCCGAGGGGTCGTGGGCCATCGCGTCCGCCCGAGCCCGCGCCGCGGTGTCGGCCTACACGGCGGGCGTCAACGCGTGGATACGGACGCACCCGCTTCCACCCGAGTACGGGCCGCTCGAGCTGACCCAGGTCGCGCCGTGGACCGAGCTCGACACGCTCGCCGTCGCCAACTCCATTGCGTTCAGCCTGTCGTTCGGCCTCGAGGATCTCGAGAGCACCGTCGCGCTCCTGACGTACCAGGGGGTCCTCGACGCCTTCCTGGGCGCCGGCGCGGGCCGGCGCCTCTACGCCGAGGACCTGTACCGCGCGCAGCCGTTCACGAGCGCGTCCACCGTTCCCGATGCGAGCGTCGACGACGGCACGAGTCGGCGTCCGCCCTTCAGGCCCATGCGTCTGACCGCCAGGGGCCGCGGCGCGGCCGCAGGCCCGTCGCGCGGCGAGTCGCCGTCATCGGGAGCGCCCGTCGACGTGAGCCCGATCGTGCGCGACCTCGCCAGGCGATACCTCGACAGCGCCTCGCGGATCCCCCTGCTCCGTGAGCGGCTCGACCGCGCGAATCGTCCCGGCTCGAACCAGTGGGCGGTGAGCGGGCGCCACACGACGACGGGACGGCCGCTCGTCGCCAACGACCCGCATCTCGCGCTCGGCACGCCGTCGACGTTCTACCCGATTCACCTGGCGGCCGCGACCTACGACGTGATGGGCTCGGGCTTCGCCGGCGTGCCCTTCGTCATCGTCGGGCAGAACCGGTGGATCGCGTGGGGCGCTACCGTCAACCCGATCGATGTCACCGACATCTACCAGGAGCAGGTCGTGCCCGACGCCCTCGGGCGGCTGTACACGGTGTTCCAGGGTGCGCTCGAGCCCGTGACGATCATTCCCGAGGTGTTCCGGTACAACAACGTGGGCAACGGCGTGCCCGACGATCGGACCGTCGTGACACCCGGCTCGACGGTCGGCGGCACCCTCGTGCCCCCGGCCACGCTGGTGGTGCCGCGACGCAACAACGGTCCCATCATCTCGCTCGATCAAGCGACCGGCGTGGCGCTCAGCGTGCAGTTCACCGGCTTCAGCCCCACGCGCCTGCTCGAGACGTTCCTGATCTGGAACACCGCGAAGACGCTCGACGACTTCCTGCACGGCCTGCAGTATTTCGATGTCGGCGGTCAGAACTTCGCGTACGCAGATGTGGCCGGCAACATCGCGTACGTCACGAGCTCGGAGATTCCGATTCGCGAGGACCTGCAGGCCGGCGCGGTCGTCGGGTTGCCTCCCTGGTTCGTTCGCAACGGGCAAGGAGGAAACGAGTGGCTGCCGGTGGCCAACCCGCAGCCCGGCCAGGCGATTCCCTACGAGATCCTCCCGTTCTCGGAGATGCCGCACGTCATCAACCCGCCGGCCGGGTGGTTCGTCAACGCCAACAACGATCCGGCCGGGACGAACCTCGACAACGATCCCCTGAACACCCTGCGGCCAGGAGGCGGCATCTACTACCTCAACCGCATTTATGACGCCGGCTTTAGGGGCGGGCGGATCACCGACGTGATTCGGGGGCGGCTTGCGACCGGCGAGAGGCTGTCGTTCGAGGACATGCAGGCGATCCAGGCCGATGTCGTGTTGCTCGACGCGACCTTCTTCGTACCGTTCATCCAGGCGGCGTTCACGAGGGCGCAGGGCGGGACCGGTCACCCGTTGCTCACCGCCTTCTCGCTCGACCCGCGGTTGCAGGAGGCCGTCGCCAGGCTGGCCGGCTGGGACTTCACGTCGCCGACAGGTGTGCTCGAGGGCTACGACGCCGCGGACGTACGCGGCGACCGGGCCGACCCGGCCGACGCCGAGATCGCCGCCAGCGTGGCGACGACCCTCTACAGCGTGTGGCGGGGACAGTTCATCCGCCACACGATCGACGCCACGCTCGACGGCGTGTCCGCGATGGCGGGCGTGACGCTGCCACGTCCTCCGGGACAACTGCCGGTGACCGCGCTCAGGAACCTGCTCGAGCAGTTCCCCGTGGCGCAGGGCGTCGGAGCGTCGGGGTTGAACTTCTTCAACGTGCCCGGGGTGGCTTCGGCCGAGGACCGGCGCGACATCCTGATCCTGAAGAGCCTCGCCGACAGCCTCGATCGGCTGGCCGGTCCGGCCTTCGGGCCGGCCTTCGGAGGGTCGGCCGACCAGGGCGACTACCGGTGGGGGCGCCTGCACCGCCTGGTGATGTCGCACCCGCTCGGCGGCCCGTTCAACCTGCCGGGTGCGATGTTCCCACCCTCGTTCTCCGACCTGCCCGGCTTTGCGACCGACGGGGGCCTCGGTGCCGTCGACGCGTCGAACCACGACGTGCGCGCCGACACCGCCAGCCGCTTCACGTTCGCCAACGGCCCGGTGAACCGGTTCGTCGCCGAGGGCGAGCCGCAGGGCATGCGGGCTGAATCGGTCTGGCCGGGCGGGACGAGCGGCGTGCTCGGCAGCCCGTACTACGCCAACATGCTCCCTCTCTGGCTCACCAACGACACGATTCCGCTGCGGTACCGACGCAGCGATCTCAACGGTGCGACCGCCTCGGTGCAGAAGTTCGTTCCGGGGCGCCCGAGGTAG
- a CDS encoding prolyl oligopeptidase family serine peptidase, producing MTRDFIRRGFVVLTVALALPAQGAAQRAVSYPDTRKIDHVDVYHGTRVADPYRWLEDDTSAETARWVEAQNAVTFAYLESIPFRPQVHARLEALFDYPRYTAPSRRGQLVFYSRNDGLQNQSVLYVQAGLDGTPEVLLDPNTWSDDGTARLTTFAPSRTASHAAYGMSSSGSDWQEYRVLDLGTRRPLDDRLQWIKVSSVAWHGDGFYYSRYPAPEAGQELSSRNEDHRVYYHRLGTAQADDELVYRDEANPQRFHMMSTTEDERFAVLSVSDRGTGRLGNALFVRNLARGDKVFTPLIASIGDHSFAAIDNISDRLLVRTDHGAPNGRVILIDPARPDEAHWTTVLAERPEPLQGVATAGGRIFATYLKDVTTRAYVHALDGRLEHEIVLPGLGSATGFRGNADDTSVFYTFTSFTHPPTIYRYDIASRASTVFRAAEIPGVDLSAYDTTQVFYTSRDGTRVPMFLVHRKGLVLDGTNPTLLYGYGGFNISQAPSFSALRFALLEQGVVYAVANLRGGGEYGRAWHEAGTKLKKQNVFDDFIAAAEWLVANRYTSPSKLAIQGGSNGGLLVGAVMNQRPELFRAAIPQVGVMDMLRFHKFTIGWNWIADYGSSDDPEEFKALFAYSPLHNIRAGVTYPATLVTTADHDDRVVPAHSFKYAATLQQKASRERPVLIRIETRSGHGASSTAKQIETTADIYAFLFAELGMTPRRPTE from the coding sequence ATGACCCGAGACTTCATCCGTCGTGGGTTCGTCGTGCTGACCGTGGCCCTCGCCCTGCCGGCTCAGGGCGCCGCCCAGCGGGCCGTGTCCTATCCGGACACGCGGAAGATTGACCACGTCGACGTCTATCACGGCACGCGGGTCGCCGATCCGTATCGCTGGCTCGAGGACGACACGTCGGCCGAGACGGCGCGCTGGGTCGAGGCACAGAACGCCGTCACCTTCGCCTACCTCGAGTCCATTCCCTTCAGGCCGCAGGTCCACGCGCGGCTGGAGGCGCTGTTCGACTACCCGAGGTACACCGCGCCCTCACGCAGGGGCCAGCTCGTCTTCTACAGCCGGAACGACGGCCTGCAGAACCAGAGCGTGCTCTACGTGCAGGCCGGCCTCGACGGCACGCCCGAGGTGCTGCTCGACCCGAACACCTGGTCCGACGACGGCACGGCGCGCCTGACCACCTTCGCGCCCTCGCGCACGGCAAGCCACGCCGCGTACGGGATGTCGTCGAGTGGATCCGACTGGCAGGAGTACCGCGTGCTCGACCTCGGCACCAGACGCCCGCTCGACGACCGGCTCCAGTGGATCAAGGTCTCGAGCGTCGCCTGGCACGGCGACGGGTTCTACTACAGCCGCTACCCGGCGCCCGAGGCCGGCCAGGAGTTGTCGTCGCGCAACGAAGACCATCGGGTCTACTACCACCGACTCGGCACCGCACAGGCCGACGACGAACTGGTCTATCGGGACGAAGCGAATCCCCAGCGCTTCCACATGATGTCGACGACCGAGGACGAGCGCTTCGCGGTGCTGTCTGTGTCCGATCGCGGCACGGGCCGGTTGGGCAACGCGTTGTTCGTCCGGAATCTCGCCAGGGGCGACAAGGTGTTCACGCCGCTCATCGCTTCGATTGGCGACCACAGCTTCGCGGCCATCGACAACATCAGCGATCGCCTCCTCGTCCGCACGGACCACGGCGCGCCGAACGGGCGCGTGATCCTGATCGATCCGGCCCGGCCGGACGAGGCCCATTGGACGACGGTGCTCGCCGAGCGACCCGAGCCGCTGCAGGGCGTCGCCACGGCTGGGGGCCGAATCTTCGCGACCTACCTGAAGGACGTGACGACGCGGGCCTACGTGCACGCGCTCGACGGCAGGCTCGAGCACGAGATCGTGCTGCCGGGCCTGGGATCGGCCACCGGCTTCCGCGGCAACGCCGACGACACGTCGGTGTTCTATACCTTCACCTCGTTCACGCACCCGCCCACGATCTACCGGTACGACATCGCCAGCCGTGCCAGCACGGTCTTCAGGGCGGCCGAGATTCCGGGCGTGGATCTCTCCGCTTACGACACGACCCAGGTCTTCTACACGAGCCGCGACGGCACGCGCGTGCCGATGTTTCTCGTCCACAGGAAGGGCCTCGTCCTGGACGGCACGAACCCGACGCTGCTGTACGGGTACGGCGGGTTCAACATCTCGCAGGCGCCCTCCTTCAGCGCGCTGAGGTTCGCGCTGCTCGAGCAGGGCGTCGTGTACGCCGTGGCCAATCTCCGCGGAGGCGGCGAGTACGGCCGGGCCTGGCACGAGGCCGGGACCAAGCTGAAGAAGCAGAACGTGTTCGACGACTTCATCGCGGCGGCCGAATGGCTCGTGGCCAACCGCTATACGTCGCCGTCGAAACTGGCGATCCAGGGCGGATCAAACGGCGGCCTGCTCGTCGGTGCGGTCATGAACCAGCGACCCGAGCTGTTTCGCGCCGCGATCCCGCAGGTCGGCGTCATGGACATGCTGCGGTTCCACAAGTTCACGATCGGCTGGAACTGGATTGCCGACTATGGGTCGAGCGACGACCCGGAGGAGTTCAAGGCGCTCTTCGCCTACTCACCGCTGCACAACATCCGCGCGGGCGTCACCTACCCCGCGACGCTCGTGACGACGGCCGACCACGACGACCGCGTGGTACCCGCCCACTCGTTCAAGTACGCGGCCACGCTCCAGCAGAAGGCGAGCCGCGAACGCCCCGTGCTGATTCGCATCGAGACCCGATCGGGCCACGGCGCCAGCAGCACCGCCAAGCAGATCGAGACGACGGCCGACATCTACGCGTTCCTGTTCGCCGAACTGGGCATGACCCCGCGACGGCCGACGGAGTGA
- a CDS encoding aldo/keto reductase: MSGHDITRREFVKVGTAGAAALVIGPAAGAAPSPMPERTLGKTGYRVRLFSLGGQATIEKPGTHDESIAIINRAIDLGVNYIDTAAAYGRSRNPDDTTPPISQTYIGEVMKTRRREVFLASKTHDRTRDGSLRLLDESLRLLHTDHLDLWQLHNVRLDEQLDQIFGKDGAIEALVRARDEKMVRFLGISGHFDPAVLVRALRRFEFDTVLVALNPADRHRLSFIDELLPLANEQRLGVIAMKIPARGRLIRPDGVKSMREAMHYALTLPVSTVIVGCDTVAQLEENIEIARSFAPLGRDEMLRLEAVAATYESDGAWFKKPPAQATGVAADDQNTE; this comes from the coding sequence ATGAGTGGCCACGACATCACGCGCCGGGAATTCGTGAAGGTGGGGACGGCGGGCGCGGCCGCCCTGGTCATCGGCCCGGCGGCAGGCGCAGCGCCCTCACCCATGCCCGAGCGCACGCTGGGCAAGACCGGCTACCGGGTCCGGCTCTTCAGCCTCGGCGGGCAGGCCACGATCGAGAAGCCCGGCACCCACGACGAGTCGATCGCGATCATCAACCGCGCCATCGACCTCGGTGTGAACTACATCGACACGGCGGCGGCCTACGGCCGCAGCCGGAACCCGGACGACACCACGCCGCCCATCAGCCAGACCTACATCGGCGAGGTGATGAAGACGCGCCGGCGCGAGGTGTTCCTGGCGAGCAAGACGCACGACCGCACGCGCGACGGGTCGCTGCGCCTGCTCGACGAGAGCCTGAGGCTGCTCCACACCGATCACCTCGACCTCTGGCAGCTGCACAACGTCCGGCTCGACGAGCAGCTCGACCAGATCTTCGGCAAGGACGGGGCCATCGAGGCCCTGGTCCGGGCACGCGACGAGAAGATGGTTCGCTTCCTCGGCATCAGCGGCCACTTCGACCCGGCCGTGCTCGTGCGGGCGCTGCGACGCTTCGAGTTCGACACCGTCCTCGTGGCCCTCAACCCGGCCGACCGGCACCGGCTGTCGTTCATCGACGAGCTGCTGCCGCTCGCCAACGAGCAGCGTCTTGGCGTCATCGCCATGAAGATCCCGGCGCGCGGGCGGCTGATCAGGCCGGATGGCGTGAAGAGCATGCGCGAGGCGATGCACTACGCGCTGACGCTGCCCGTGAGCACCGTCATCGTCGGGTGCGACACCGTGGCGCAGCTCGAGGAGAACATCGAGATCGCGCGGTCGTTCGCGCCACTCGGCCGCGACGAGATGCTGCGTCTCGAAGCGGTGGCGGCCACCTACGAGTCGGACGGGGCCTGGTTCAAGAAGCCGCCGGCCCAGGCCACCGGCGTGGCCGCCGACGACCAGAACACCGAATAG
- a CDS encoding aminotransferase class V-fold PLP-dependent enzyme, translated as MGSPWADVRRDFPALARHTYLNAAAASPTPRPVRAAVDAHYRQLEEDGDLHWEHWLARVEDVRAAVARFIGAHADEVAFVPNTSTGINLIADLLAEAGPVVSDDLEFPTVTLPWVHRGAEMRLVAAVSGVVPPEAFAEAVQSGAATIAVSHVQFSNGCRQDLDAFGRVKGARHLVVCASQSAGAFPIDVARSGIDALASAGHKWMCAGYGAGFAYISRALLARHPPRAIGWLSVRDPFRFERVRYEVLPSNRRAEMGCPPFAQILALGAAVDYLTGVGIEAISQRVLALNTYLTETLRRQGIDVLSPGGFHRSGETLCAVPDPPAARAFLEGRGVLVTEKPEGLRLATHFYNDEADIDRGVRVLAEYLAGVHARTRADGWGATPTV; from the coding sequence ATGGGATCACCCTGGGCGGACGTCCGCCGCGACTTTCCCGCACTCGCCCGACACACCTACCTGAACGCCGCCGCGGCCAGTCCGACGCCGCGGCCCGTGCGCGCAGCTGTCGACGCCCACTACCGGCAACTGGAAGAAGACGGCGACCTGCACTGGGAGCACTGGCTCGCCAGGGTGGAGGACGTCCGTGCCGCCGTGGCCCGGTTCATCGGCGCCCATGCCGACGAGGTCGCCTTCGTCCCGAACACCTCCACGGGCATCAACCTGATTGCCGACCTCCTCGCGGAGGCCGGCCCCGTGGTTTCCGACGACCTCGAGTTCCCGACGGTCACGCTGCCCTGGGTCCATCGGGGCGCCGAGATGCGGCTCGTCGCTGCGGTGTCCGGTGTCGTCCCTCCCGAGGCGTTCGCCGAGGCCGTCCAGTCCGGCGCCGCCACGATCGCCGTGAGTCACGTCCAGTTCTCTAACGGCTGCCGGCAGGATCTCGACGCGTTCGGGCGCGTCAAGGGCGCCCGCCACCTCGTCGTCTGCGCGAGCCAGTCGGCCGGGGCGTTTCCCATCGACGTCGCCCGGAGCGGCATCGACGCGCTCGCGTCGGCGGGGCACAAGTGGATGTGCGCCGGCTACGGTGCCGGGTTCGCGTACATCAGCCGGGCGCTGCTCGCCAGACATCCGCCCCGCGCCATCGGCTGGTTGAGCGTGCGCGACCCGTTCCGCTTCGAGCGCGTGCGCTACGAGGTGCTGCCGTCGAACCGGCGGGCCGAGATGGGCTGCCCGCCGTTTGCCCAGATTCTCGCGCTCGGAGCGGCCGTGGACTACCTCACCGGTGTCGGCATCGAGGCCATCAGCCAGCGCGTGCTGGCCCTCAACACGTACCTCACCGAGACGCTGCGGCGGCAGGGAATCGACGTGCTCTCCCCGGGTGGATTCCACCGGTCGGGCGAGACCCTGTGCGCGGTGCCCGATCCGCCAGCCGCGCGCGCGTTCCTCGAGGGTCGCGGTGTGCTCGTCACCGAGAAGCCGGAGGGGCTCCGACTGGCGACGCACTTCTACAACGACGAGGCGGACATCGACCGTGGCGTGCGCGTGCTCGCCGAGTACCTGGCTGGGGTCCACGCCCGGACCCGCGCGGACGGCTGGGGTGCGACCCCGACCGTGTGA